Within the Blastocatellia bacterium genome, the region GCTGTTCTTAACGACCAGCGTGTCGTAGACCAGTTGCATGATGCGCGCCGAGATGCCGTTGCCTGTCGAGAAACGCGAGTCAAAGCCGGCGGGCGGCGCTTCGATGGCGATAACCAGCGTGCCCGGCTCGGCCCCGTGGCGGCAACCCGCGAGCGGCAGCATGAGCAAGAAGCAGGAGGCAATAAGCAGCAGACGGGAGGTGATCAAACGATGAATGATGAATGATGAATGATGAATGGCGGAGAAAAGAGTTGGCGATATTGAGCGCGATTCTTTCAGTTCATCACTCATCATTCATCATTCATCGTTTACTTGGTGTGTTGCAGCACGAGGTTGAGCTCGGCGATGCGCTCGCGCAGGCGGGCGACGGCCATCTCGCTCTGCGGTTGCGGCGGCGAGATCATCGATTTGACGCGGGCGATGTGGTCGAAGGCGCGGCTGATATGGGTCTTGGTAATGCGTCCCTTCTGCGCCGCTTCGACCATGCCCTGCCAGGCGGCCAGGACGCGCTCTGGCTGGCCCGATCCGGTGACCAAAGCCATATCGTTACCGGCCTCAATCGCCATAACGGCGGCTTCGGCGATATCGCGCGTCGCGGTGATCGCGCCCATCTCCAGGTCGTCGGTCAGCGTCAGGCCCTTGTAACCCAACTCTTCGCGCAACAGGCCATTGACGATGTTCTTCGATAACGACGCCGGCAGCGCCGAAGGCCCATCAATCGCCGGGTAGTGACCGTGCCCGACAATGACGGCGTTCAACCGCGCATTGATCTTGCTGAATAGCTCGGTGTAAGGCAGCAGGTCTTCTTTAGCGATCTGGTCGCGTGAGCGATCAATGGTCGGCAACTGATGGTGCGAGTCAACGACTGAATGGCCGAGGCCGGGAAAGTGTTTGCCGACGCCGAGGATGCCGCCGCGCTGCAAGCCTTCGAGGTAAGCCCCGGCCAGACGCACGACCTTGGCCGGCGTGCTGCCGAGGTAGCGCCCCTTGAGACCGTTCTCGACCGAATCGTTCACCGCGACATCAAGCACCGGCGCGAAATTGACGTTGAAGCCGAGCGTGCGCAGCGCTTCGGCGGCGATCTCGCCGAGCCGCGCGGCTATCGAAGCGTCGCCCGAAGCGCGCAGCAGATCAGCCGCGGGCATCGGCGAATAGATCCCCTTCAGGCGATCCACGCGCCCGCCTTCCTGGTCCACGGCGACGAGCGGCGGCACCTGAACGACGGCGCGGATCGCGCTATTCAGCTCGGCGACCTGCGCCGCGCTCTCGATATTGTGACCCATGAGCAGCACGCCGCCCGGCTGGACGGTTTCGAGCAGCTCGCGCGACGGCGCGTCAAGCTGTGGGCCGGGTAAGCCGATCAATAAGAGTTGGCCGATTCTGTGTTCTAATTTCATATCTGAATTTTGGATTTTAGATTTTCATGGTTTAGCGCTTCGCGCCTACGATTTTAGATTGAGGAACAGGACGTGACCGCTTGATGCTTCAGTCTGCTAATCCAAAATCTAAAATCCAAAATCTAAAATCGCCTCATAGTTTGCTCTCGAACAGCGCCCCCAGACTCATGTCGTATGGCTCGCGCGCGACGCCGGCATCGGTGATGATGGCCGAGATGTAACGGTGCGGCGTCACGTCAAAGGCCGGGTTGGCGACGTCGATGCCCTCGGGGGCCACCGGCTGGTCGCGAAAGTGCGTCACCTCGCGGGCGGCGCGCGATTCGATGGGAATCTGGTCGCCGGAGTTCAACTTCAAGTCAACGGTCGAGAGCGGCGCGGCGACATAGAAAGGAACGTTGTTCTCGTGCGCCGCCACCGCGACCATATAAGTGCCGATCTTGTTGGCGACGTCGCCGTTGGCGGCGATGCGGTCGGCGCCGACGATCACCGCGTCTACCTCTCCCGCCTTCAAAAAGTGCCCGGCCATGTTGTCTGTAATCAAAGTCACGGGGATGTCGTCTTTCGCCAGCTCCCAGGCGGTCAACCGCGCGCCTTGCAGGAACGGGCGCGTTTCGTCTGCAAAGACTTTGATGCGCTTGCCGGCTTCGACCGCGGCGCGGATGACGCCGAGCGCCGTGCCGTACCCGGCGGTCGCCAGCGCCCCGGCGTTGCAGTGCGTCAGGATGGTTGCCTGGTCGGGGATCAGCTCGGCGCCGAACTGTCCCATGCGCTGATTGGCGGCGATGTCTTCGCGGTGCATGGCGAGCGCTTCGTTGACGAGGTCGCGCCGGATTTGGTCAAGCGAGCGGCCTTCGCGGCGGGCGTGGTTGAAGTTCCAGCGCATGCGCTCGATGGCCCAGAAGAGATTGACCGCCGTCGGGCGAGTCTCTGCCAGCCGCTGACAGGTCTGATGAAAGTCCTGCTCGAAGGCTTCGGCGGTTGTTGCCTGCGATTGCTTCATGCCCAGGGCGACGCCCATCGCTGCCGCAACGCCGATGGCTGGCGCGCCGCGCACCACCATCTCTTCAATAGCGCGGGCGACTTCTTCGTAAGATTGGAAGACGGGATAAAGCTCTTCGTTCGGCAGGCGCCGCTGATCGATCATCACGACGCCTTCATCAGTCCATTCAATCGTCTTAATCATGGCTGGAAGGATAATAGCCAATGGGCGCGCGGCTTGGCAATCAAAGCGACGCCCGGCGCGGTGTATGGTTGCCTGTATGGAAAAACGCCAGCGCCTTGCGCCTCACCGAGCTTGCCGTGCAAATGACGCGCTCAGGTGGAGGAACACGGATTGCGCTTTAGTCATTGGAGCGAACAACCGAGGTAATCAGAATGGGGCGATTTTCTAGAAGCATTGAGCATGACATGGCTTACCGCGAGCCGGGGTGGCCGAAGCCGCGCAAGGCTAATCCGCGCGCGCCGTCTGAGTCGAAATACTTTGTGCTGGCGCTGGCGGCGCTGATCGGCCTGGGCGTCGGCTGGCTGTCGGGCAAAGCGATCACCGGCTTGCTACCTAATTCTAATTCCACGGCGGCCATCGCCGAGCCTGCCGCCCAGGCCACGAGCGCAGCATTGCGTGACAGTCGGCCTGCGGCACAAGCAGCGACTGGCGAGGACGCCGCGCCTGACGATGCTTCCGATTCCACGGTTTCGAGCGATGCGGATGCGCCCACGGCAACTGTGGCGCAGGTTACTATTGATGAGCCGCGCGGCGGGCGAAGAATTTCGCAGCACGGTTACCGGCGACATGCGCGCGGCCAGTTTCTCCTCAAGCCGTTTAAGGTGTTCCGCAAGCTGAAAATCTGGTAAGCCAGGCCGGCAAGCTAGAAGCGGGGCGCTCTTTGCAGAGCGCCCCGCTTCTAGCTTGCTCAGCATGTCATGAACCGTTTCAAGTGCGCGCGCCTCGCTTCTTGCCAGCGAGAATGACTTCGCGCCCGGCCAGATAAAGCAGCACGCAGATAATCACGAAGGGAATCAACGACAGCAAGTCGGCATTTGCACCGCCGTAGAACGGGTTGCTCTGGCCCGCCCAGTCTTCAACCGCCTTGTTGAATGGGCCAAGACTCGGCAGGCCATTCAAGAAGGCGTAGATGATGCCGGCCAACGCCGCGCCGGCGATATAGCCGGAGGCCATGAGCACGCCGGGGCTCTTATCGCCTTCGGCCACCAGTTGATCTTCAGTGAGATCGTGTTTGGCGAATTTCTTGCGCACGTACTTGTCTACGAGCCAGCGAATCAGGCCGCCGATGAAGATAGGGCTCGAAGACGAAAGCGGCAAGTAGACGCCGACGGCGAACGCGAGCGATGGAATCCCTGACATCTCTAGAACGATGGCGATCATCACGCCGAGCAGCACCAGTCCCCAGGGCAGTTTGTGATTCAAGATGCCTTTGATGATGTAACTCATCAAGGTTGCTTTCGGTGCGTCGAACTTCGTCACCGTCGTGCCATCGGGCCGCACTTTATGCGTGCCGTTGATGGCCGGGTCGGCCATGTAGACCGGGACGCCCTGATCGTTAACCAGGTACTTTTGCGCGTTGGCTTCATCTGAATCGGCCCTGTACCAGACACGGTAATTGGTCTGGTCGTCGACGCCCTGCGAGCCTTGCAGTCGTTCGGTCTTCGGCTGACCGTTCTCCATCTGCAATTGCGCCGGGTCAACGCGGAAGTCTGCCGGGAAAGCAATCTCAGGATTATTGGCCAGCGGCACATAAACCGTGCCCGCTTCGTTCAGCGTCAGCAGAATCGGGCCAAGCACCAGTGCCGACGCCAGCGCGCCTATGAGGATAGCGGTCTGCTGATGCCTCGGCGTCGCGCCGACCAGAAAGCCGGTCTTCAAATCCTGTGATGTCGTGCCGCCATTCGATGCCGCGATGCAAACGATGCCGCCGATGGAGAGCGCCGTGACATAGTAAATCGAGCCCGTCCAGCCAACCAGCAGGAAGATCAAACAGGTGAGCAGCAGCGTCGCCACGGTCATTCCAGAGATCGGATTTGAGGACGAGCCAATCTCGCCGGTCAGCCTTGACGAGACGGTGACGAAGAGGAAGCCGAAGGCGACAATGAGAATGGCGCCGAGCAGGTTCCAGTGCAGGCCGAGCTGCGGGAAACCGACGATCATGGCCAGCAGCACGAAGATGCCGCCGAGAACAAACTTCATCGAGAGGTCTTGATCGGTGCGAACCAAACCGGCCCGCGCCGCCTGCCCGCCGCGCAGGTCGCTCAAGCCGCCTTTCAAGCCATGCCAGATGGTCGGCAGTGAGCGCATCATGCTAATGATGCCGCCCGCCGCCACCGCGCCCGCACCGATGTAGAGCACGTAAGCGCCGCGAATGGCATCGGGGTCCATTTCACTGATCGGCACTCTGCCGGGCGGCAGCGCCGTCGTTAGCGCCGAGCCGAAGAACTTGATGGCGGGAATCAGCACCAGATAGGCCAGCACGCCGCCGGCGCACATGATCGAAGCGATGCGCGGGCCGATGATGTAACCGACGCCTAAGAGCGCCGGGTTGATCTCTGCCGCAATCGAGCCGCCGTTGAACGCGCCGCCGAAAATCTTGCGCGGCGTATCCTTCCAGACTTTGAACGCGGCGTAGGCCGCATAATAGAAGAAGCCGATGCCCAGCCCAGTGAAGATCGGCAAGGCGCGAACATCCTCGACCTTCGCCCCGGCATCCGAGTGCGCCGCGGCGCGCGATTCTTCCGAAGCGCCGGCCTTCAGCACTTCGGCACAGGCCGTGCCTTCGGGGTATTTCAATAACCCATGCTGTTGCACGATCAGCGCCCGGCGCAGCGGGATCATCATCAAGATGCCGAGCAACCCGCCGAGCACGGCGACCAGCATCACGCGCGTGATTTCAAGGTCGAAGCCCAAAATCATGATCGCCGGCATGGTGACGCCAACGCCGAAGGCAATGCTTTCGCCTGCCGACCCGGCGGTCTGCACAATATTGTTCTCAAGGATCGTCGCGTCCCGCATGCCGAATTTCGACAGCGCCCGAAAGAGCGTGATCGAAATGACAGCGACCGGAATCGAGGCGCTGACGGTCAAGCCGGTCTTCAATACCAGGTAGAGCGACGAAGCGCCGAAGACAATGCCGAGGAGTGTGCCGACGATGATCGGCAATAGCGTCAACTCGCGCAGCGTCACCGACGACGGAATATAAGGGCGGAACGCCGCGAGATAGGGATTCTCAGGCTTCGCCCCGACAATATCCGGGAACTCGTTGGCGCCTACCTTCGGGGTATCCACGATTTCAGTCGACATGAGTTGCGACCTCCGATTGATTTTTTGAAGCGGGATTGCGAAGAGTCCGAACAGAATCTACTTTACCCTGCGCGAAAGCTCGCAGGCAAGCGAGTGGCGGAAACGAATCAAGCCCCGACGCGGCGACTCGATGGCGCACGGCGTCGGGGCCTGCGGTGGACTGTTGGGATTGGCCTGTGGCCGATCCGTACCTACATCAGTTGAGCGTGCTACTCCGGCAAGAGAAACGCAAACGCGCGGACGTCGGGCGTCCACGGCTCGCGTTCAGGCCTCAGCCACCTCACCTGGTCTAAGACTTATCATCGCGTTGGACCACCTCCTTTCCGGTGTTGACGGCATAGTAACATAGCGCAATTCGATGTCAAGTAAAAAGTGAGCTGAGGCGGCGGAAAAACTACAACTAATAGCGATGCCCCCTGGGGCATAGTGCTATATATTGATCCGGGCCGGTTCTGTCGGCGGCCCTGAAACGCTGGTTGAACGGCAGGCGAAGGCTTGCGCTTTGGCGCTCGTCTCTTCAAGATTAGCCGACAACTGGCAGGTGAGAAATCAATGACGAGTAAAGCGATCCGAATCTTTGCGACCGCAGACATCGGCGACGCGGCATGGCGGCGTTTGCGGGAGCGCGGCTATGAAGTCGAAATCTACGGCGAGCCGGAAGCGCCGCCTCAGTCGCTCATCATCGAAAAGATTAAGAGCGGCATTGATGGTCTGATTACGACCCTGCGCGACCGGATCGATGAAACCGTCTTTGCCGCCGGGCGCGACCGTCTGCGGGTCGTCGCGCAACTGGCAGTCGGCGTCGATAACATTGATCGCGCCGCCGCCAACCGATACCGCATCCCTTTCACCAACACGCCCGACGTCTTGACCGAAGCGACCGCCGAATTCGCCCTTTTCATGCTCGGCGCGGTGTCGCGGCGGCTCTACTCATCGGAAGCCGAAGTGCGCGAGCAGCGCTGGAGCTACTGGCACCCTTACCTTCCGTTTCTCGGCGATGAAGTGACCGGCAAGACGGTCGCGGTGATTGGTGCGGGGCGCATCGGCAAAGCCTTCGCCGCAAAATGTATCGGCCTCGATATGGACATCCTGCTGCACGCCCGCCATTCGCGCGATGAGCGCTTTGTCACCTTCGCTGACCGTGAGATGCAGTTGCGCTTTGACGCCGGATTTGCGCGCCGGCGGCGGACAGTGAGCTATGTTACTTTTGAAGAGGCGCTGGAGGGCGCAGACTATGTCAGCCTGCATGTGCCGCTGATTCAGCCGCGGCAATCCGCCGCGCCGACCCTTCACCTGATCAACCAGCCAGCTTTCGAGCGCATGAAGCCGACCGCCTATCTGATCAACACGGCGCGCGGCCCGGTCGTTGACGAAGCGGCGCTGGTCGCCGCGCTCATCAATGGACAGATCGCCGGCGCGGCGCTCGATGTCTTCGCGCGCGAGCCGCTGCCGGCAGATTCACCGCTGCGTGACGAGCGCTTGAAGGATCGCCTGCGACTCTTTCACCACTTTGCTTCGGGGACACGCGAGACGCGCTTGTCTGCGGACGCCGACGTCGGCATGGCCGGGCGCTGTGTGCAGGGCTTGATCGATGTCATCGAAGGCCACTATGGCGGCGACCCGTCGCGCATGCCGTTTGTGGTCAACAAAGAAGCGTTCGAATGATCAACGTGGGCGTTGCTTGGGATCGAGGCGCTCGCGCAGGCCGTCGCCGATGAAGTTGAAGGAGAGAACCGAGAGCGCGATCATCAGGCCGGGAAAGATGAACAGATGCGGCGCGGTGAACCAGAACTCGCGCGAGTCGTCAATCATCTTGCCCCACGACGGGATGGGCTCGGGCACGCCGAGGCCGAGAAAGCTCAAACCCGCTTCGGCCAGGATGGCGCCCGCCATGCCGAGCGATGCCTGCACGATCAACGGCTGAATCGAGTTGGGGAGAATGTGCTTCGTAAGGATTCTGAAATCGCTTGCGCCGAGGGCGCGAGCCGCCTGCACAAAATCATACTCGCGGACTTTCAAGACTTGAGCGCGCATCAGCCGCGCATAGCCGACCCAGCCGATGACCGAGAGCGCGAGGATGAGATTCTTTAAACTCGGCCCCAGAAAGGCGACCATCGCGATGGCTAAGAGAATGCCGGGGAATGACAGGAAGACGTTGAAGAGAAACCCGGAGACCAGGCGGTCTATCCAGCCGCCTTTGTAACCGGCGAACGAGCCGATGGCGACGCCGAAGAAAGCCGAGATCGTCACCACCGATAGGCCGACCATCATCGACACGCGCGCCCCATAAATAACCCGCGTCATCATGTCGCGGCCCAACTGGTCGCGCCCCATCCAGTGCGCCGCGTCGGGCGCATCGAGCCGCGCGCCGAGGTCCTGGCTCTGCACGCGATTCCACGACGCCAGCAGCGGCGACAGCACTGCCAGCAGCACCATCACGCCGGCCACGGCGAATCCGAATTTCGTAACCCCAGTCATAAAATTAGCGGCGAGTGATGAGTGATGAGTGACGAGGAAGACAGCAGGCATCGGGCTTGTTACTCGTCACCTATCACTTGTCACTCAACTTTGATTCGCGGATCGAGGAAGCGATAGACGAGGTCGGTCGCGGAGTTGACCAGCACATAGGTCGCCGCGATGACCAGAATACAGCCCTGCGTCAGTTTGTAATCTCGCTCACTGATTGAATCTACGAGCAGGCTGCCGACGCCGGGCCACGAGAAGACGCGCTCGGTGATGATCGCGCCCGCAAGCAGGACGCCGAATTGCAGGCCGAGCACGGTGACTACGGGAATCAAGCCGTTCTTCAAAACGTGCTTGTAGATGACGCGCCGTTCGGGCAACCCTTTGGCGCGCGCCGTGCGCACGTAATCCTCGCCAAGCTCTTCAAGCACGCTTGAACGGACGATGCGCGTCAGCACCGCCGAAAGCCCTGCGCCGAGCGTCACCGCCGGCAGGATCAAGTGCGCCAGCCCGCCTGCGCCCGACACCGGCGTCATGCCGAGCTGGACCGAGAAGACCAGCACCAGCAGCGGCCCAAGCGCAAAGCTCGGCAGCGAGATGCCGAGCAGGGCAACAAACGTCGACAGGCTGTCAATGGCAGAACCTTTGTGAGTCGCCGCAGTGACGCCGAGCGGAATCGACAGCAGTGTGGCGATGATCATCGCGGCGATGGCTAATTTGATTGTTGCCGGGTAGCGCGCGGCGATGCGCTTGAGCACAGCCTCGTGAGTCACCGGGTTGCTGCCCCAGTCGCCGCGCACCAGGCCCTTCAAGTAATCGGTGTATTGCGTGAGCAGCGGCTTGTCCAGGCCAAGCTCGGCGCGCGCCGCCTGGTACTGCTCCTGCGTGGCGTTTTCGCCGACCAGCGTTAAGGCCGGGTCGCCGGGCACGATGTGGATGAGCAGGAAGACGAGCGTGACGACGGCCCATAGAACCGGGATGATGAACAGCAGTCGCCGCGCGACAGCAAACGCGAATCCTCGCATAGCGCGACCATCATAACAAACCGCTTACGCCCCCGCCATCGGGTGGTGATCGAATGAACGACGCGATGCTTGCAAAATGAAAGCGCGATTGCGTAATATCAAACCCGAAGATGAAGAAGTTGTCTTGAAAAATTAAGCCGGCGTAACTCAGTGGTAGAGTGCCAGTCTTGTAAACTGGAAGCCGAGGGTCCGACTCCCTCCGCCGGCTCCACTTCCTTATTCTCGTTCGACGCTTCCCCTGCTTCTGTAACATTCCTTGCATATCTGAACTGAACCAAAGTGGAGGCGTTATGCAGCGGGAAGTCCTTGAGCAACTAATCAAGGTTCATAAAAGCATCAACCGGATTGCACGAGCCGCAGGCGTATCGTGCGCAACAATTCGCCATTGGCTGAAGAAGCATGGCTTGAAAAGTAAGGGCACGTTGTACAACATCAAGCCGCGGAAACAAAGACCGCCATGCCGGAACTGCGGTGCGCCTGTTCGTCACCTGTACAATGTCTACTGCTCAATGCCATGTCAGTTCCAATTCAGGCGAAAGAAAAAAATCGAGAACATTGACACGATTGGCAAAGTTGCGTTGAAAAGTTACCTGCTCGACACGCGCGGGCATCGTTGCGAAGTCTGCGGCATCACGGAGTGGATGGGGCGGGCGGCACCGCTCGAACTCGATCACCGCGATGGCAATCCGTTGAACAATCAACTCGACAACGTGCGCCTGATCTGCCCGAACTGCCACGCGCAGACCGCGACCTACAAAGGCAAGAACATGGGCAGCGGGCGTTACGCGCGCCGCGAGCGCTACGCCGCGGGCCGCAGTTATTGACCGAAACGGGCAATCACTTCACCGAATTTACGACCTCCGCCGGCGGCGTCGCGTTTGGTATTGCAAACCGCAAACCTGGCCCGACCGGGCTATATTTACTTGCCTTTTTTCTCCGCCGTGGCAAGAATGGCGCTGGATTTTTTGCCGCGTTGTGCCTTTTCGTTAAGAGCAGCCCAGAAATTGGTCATTGTTCTTAAATCAACCTTTGAGTGTGGAATGTGTTTCGGGGGGAATAACTATGATGAACTTTAATCCTCACCGCCTCCTCCGCCCATTGGCGCTGATGTCGGCGCTGGTCTTCTTGATGGTCGGCATCCTTTCATCCTTCACCCTTGCGGTCAAAGCCGCGACCGGCGACCTTGATCCGACCTTCGGCACCGGTGGAAAAATAGTAATCACTGCCCCGCAAGGCCCGAAGGCTTTGCGCGCCATCGCGATTCAACGCGATGGCAAAGTCATCGTCGCGGGCTGGGGGGCCAACCCGCCGCCGCAAACCTTTACCGATGTCGCCTTGGCGCGCTACAACCCCGATGGCAGCCTTGATCAGACGTTTGGTACAGGCGGCTATATCCTGAATCCCTTCTCCTACGACCCCGATGAAGTGTACGCCATCGGCATCCAGTCGAACGGCAAAATCGTCATCGGCGGGAAGACATCGAACAGCATGGGCAAGCCGTTTTGGCTTCTCGCCCGTTACACGGCTGATGGACATCTCGATACGACTTTCGGCCTAAACGGAATCATTAGAGGCCCCGACGACTCGGTCATCTATAACCTCGCCATCCTGCCCGATGATCGGATCGTTACGGTCGGATCCGCATACCAGTTTTCGTACCTGCCGAGCGGAACTTACCTGACCCGGTTTAACGCGGATGGGGGGCACGATAGCAGTTTCAATGGCAACGGCTATGTCTTAACCCCATACGGTCTTTTCGGCTACCCGGGTACTGCCCTGGCGGTTCAACCCGACGGCAAGATCATCATCGGCGGCGGGTCGTCATTCACCATGATGCGCTACAACACAGATGGTAGTGTGGACATGAACTTCGGCACAGGCGGCGTAGCCACCGCGTCTTTCGCGAAGCCTTATGCGGTGATCACCGCGCTGGGACTGCAAAGCGACGGGCGAATCGTCGCTGCCGGCTATGCTGGCGACGTGAATGGCCCGTTCGACTTTGCGTTGACGCGGTTCAAATATAATGGCGCGGTCGATAAATCATTCAATGGCGGCAAGGTCACTACCGATTTTTCCGGCGAAGACGACGCGGCGCGCGCTCTGATCATCCAGCCCGATGGCCGGCCCGTCGCCGTCGGCTATGCCAGTCACCAGGGCAATTACGATTTCGCGCTGGCGCGCTACAACTGGGACGGCAGCCTCGATTCTACCTTCGGCAGCGGCGGCAAAGTGACCACAGATTTCGCCGGCGGCAACGATCAAGCCTACGCCGCTGCTCTGCAAAGCGACGGCAAGATCATCGCCGCAGGCAATGCGAGCAACCCGTTCCTGAAAGGCGCGCTGGCGCGCTACAGCGGCGACGGCTTTGACCTGACCTTGCAGGACGAGGGCAACGGCAACATCCTGCAAATCAACTCGGCGACCGGCCAGTACGTTTTCAAGAACTGCGCCGGCACAGTTCTGGGCGGCACCGGCACGGTCACGCGCCGCGGCGCAATCATCACCTTGCAGCACAACGGCGGCGACCGCAAAGTGCAGGCGACCGTAGACGCCAACACGCACCGCGCAAACGCCACGATTAAAATCATCGGCGGCGGCCCGGCCTACACCATCATTGATCGAGACATCACCAACAACACGGGCACCTGTCCGTGATGCGCCAGCTCAGCTTGTACGAATGCTAATATGTAAAGCCCTGCTCTCGCCGCAGGG harbors:
- the nagZ gene encoding beta-N-acetylhexosaminidase, encoding MKLEHRIGQLLLIGLPGPQLDAPSRELLETVQPGGVLLMGHNIESAAQVAELNSAIRAVVQVPPLVAVDQEGGRVDRLKGIYSPMPAADLLRASGDASIAARLGEIAAEALRTLGFNVNFAPVLDVAVNDSVENGLKGRYLGSTPAKVVRLAGAYLEGLQRGGILGVGKHFPGLGHSVVDSHHQLPTIDRSRDQIAKEDLLPYTELFSKINARLNAVIVGHGHYPAIDGPSALPASLSKNIVNGLLREELGYKGLTLTDDLEMGAITATRDIAEAAVMAIEAGNDMALVTGSGQPERVLAAWQGMVEAAQKGRITKTHISRAFDHIARVKSMISPPQPQSEMAVARLRERIAELNLVLQHTK
- the mtnA gene encoding S-methyl-5-thioribose-1-phosphate isomerase — its product is MIKTIEWTDEGVVMIDQRRLPNEELYPVFQSYEEVARAIEEMVVRGAPAIGVAAAMGVALGMKQSQATTAEAFEQDFHQTCQRLAETRPTAVNLFWAIERMRWNFNHARREGRSLDQIRRDLVNEALAMHREDIAANQRMGQFGAELIPDQATILTHCNAGALATAGYGTALGVIRAAVEAGKRIKVFADETRPFLQGARLTAWELAKDDIPVTLITDNMAGHFLKAGEVDAVIVGADRIAANGDVANKIGTYMVAVAAHENNVPFYVAAPLSTVDLKLNSGDQIPIESRAAREVTHFRDQPVAPEGIDVANPAFDVTPHRYISAIITDAGVAREPYDMSLGALFESKL
- a CDS encoding oligopeptide transporter, OPT family yields the protein MSTEIVDTPKVGANEFPDIVGAKPENPYLAAFRPYIPSSVTLRELTLLPIIVGTLLGIVFGASSLYLVLKTGLTVSASIPVAVISITLFRALSKFGMRDATILENNIVQTAGSAGESIAFGVGVTMPAIMILGFDLEITRVMLVAVLGGLLGILMMIPLRRALIVQQHGLLKYPEGTACAEVLKAGASEESRAAAHSDAGAKVEDVRALPIFTGLGIGFFYYAAYAAFKVWKDTPRKIFGGAFNGGSIAAEINPALLGVGYIIGPRIASIMCAGGVLAYLVLIPAIKFFGSALTTALPPGRVPISEMDPDAIRGAYVLYIGAGAVAAGGIISMMRSLPTIWHGLKGGLSDLRGGQAARAGLVRTDQDLSMKFVLGGIFVLLAMIVGFPQLGLHWNLLGAILIVAFGFLFVTVSSRLTGEIGSSSNPISGMTVATLLLTCLIFLLVGWTGSIYYVTALSIGGIVCIAASNGGTTSQDLKTGFLVGATPRHQQTAILIGALASALVLGPILLTLNEAGTVYVPLANNPEIAFPADFRVDPAQLQMENGQPKTERLQGSQGVDDQTNYRVWYRADSDEANAQKYLVNDQGVPVYMADPAINGTHKVRPDGTTVTKFDAPKATLMSYIIKGILNHKLPWGLVLLGVMIAIVLEMSGIPSLAFAVGVYLPLSSSSPIFIGGLIRWLVDKYVRKKFAKHDLTEDQLVAEGDKSPGVLMASGYIAGAALAGIIYAFLNGLPSLGPFNKAVEDWAGQSNPFYGGANADLLSLIPFVIICVLLYLAGREVILAGKKRGART
- a CDS encoding D-glycerate dehydrogenase gives rise to the protein MTSKAIRIFATADIGDAAWRRLRERGYEVEIYGEPEAPPQSLIIEKIKSGIDGLITTLRDRIDETVFAAGRDRLRVVAQLAVGVDNIDRAAANRYRIPFTNTPDVLTEATAEFALFMLGAVSRRLYSSEAEVREQRWSYWHPYLPFLGDEVTGKTVAVIGAGRIGKAFAAKCIGLDMDILLHARHSRDERFVTFADREMQLRFDAGFARRRRTVSYVTFEEALEGADYVSLHVPLIQPRQSAAPTLHLINQPAFERMKPTAYLINTARGPVVDEAALVAALINGQIAGAALDVFAREPLPADSPLRDERLKDRLRLFHHFASGTRETRLSADADVGMAGRCVQGLIDVIEGHYGGDPSRMPFVVNKEAFE
- a CDS encoding ABC transporter permease; this translates as MTGVTKFGFAVAGVMVLLAVLSPLLASWNRVQSQDLGARLDAPDAAHWMGRDQLGRDMMTRVIYGARVSMMVGLSVVTISAFFGVAIGSFAGYKGGWIDRLVSGFLFNVFLSFPGILLAIAMVAFLGPSLKNLILALSVIGWVGYARLMRAQVLKVREYDFVQAARALGASDFRILTKHILPNSIQPLIVQASLGMAGAILAEAGLSFLGLGVPEPIPSWGKMIDDSREFWFTAPHLFIFPGLMIALSVLSFNFIGDGLRERLDPKQRPR
- the nikB gene encoding nickel ABC transporter permease, with translation MRGFAFAVARRLLFIIPVLWAVVTLVFLLIHIVPGDPALTLVGENATQEQYQAARAELGLDKPLLTQYTDYLKGLVRGDWGSNPVTHEAVLKRIAARYPATIKLAIAAMIIATLLSIPLGVTAATHKGSAIDSLSTFVALLGISLPSFALGPLLVLVFSVQLGMTPVSGAGGLAHLILPAVTLGAGLSAVLTRIVRSSVLEELGEDYVRTARAKGLPERRVIYKHVLKNGLIPVVTVLGLQFGVLLAGAIITERVFSWPGVGSLLVDSISERDYKLTQGCILVIAATYVLVNSATDLVYRFLDPRIKVE
- a CDS encoding HNH endonuclease signature motif containing protein, which encodes MKSYLLDTRGHRCEVCGITEWMGRAAPLELDHRDGNPLNNQLDNVRLICPNCHAQTATYKGKNMGSGRYARRERYAAGRSY